A genomic window from Marispirochaeta aestuarii includes:
- the rpsB gene encoding 30S ribosomal protein S2: MAVVTMKNLLESGVHFGHQTKRWDPRMKKYIFAERNGIHIIDLQKTIAAIREAYEVVRKSVHDGKSVLFIGTKKQAQQAIEREAQRCGMYYVNNRWLGGMLTNFSTIKKSILRLKKIEKMEIDGTFESLTKKEVSKLNKERARLEKNLGGIKEMKDLPGVVFIIDTKKESIAVAEAQRMGIPIIAVVDTNCNPDGINYPIPGNDDAIRAITLFTQIIANAVVEADNEIGLEVIETLQDDDEDLNSEEAPNKDDAEYSEEVETVSVAAAVNNEDDSTDQSFTDADYSDYSPEEEEKTETVDEEETEEETVALVDEDKLYED; this comes from the coding sequence TTGGCAGTAGTTACTATGAAGAACCTGCTTGAGTCGGGCGTCCATTTCGGCCACCAGACCAAGCGCTGGGACCCCCGCATGAAGAAGTATATCTTCGCCGAGCGGAACGGAATCCACATCATCGACTTGCAGAAGACCATCGCCGCTATTCGCGAAGCCTACGAGGTGGTCCGTAAATCGGTTCATGATGGAAAATCGGTCCTTTTTATCGGGACCAAGAAACAGGCACAGCAGGCAATTGAGCGTGAAGCACAGCGTTGCGGAATGTACTATGTAAACAACCGCTGGCTGGGCGGTATGCTCACCAACTTTTCAACCATCAAGAAGTCCATCCTTCGTCTCAAGAAGATCGAGAAGATGGAAATCGACGGTACCTTTGAAAGCCTGACGAAGAAAGAGGTATCGAAACTGAATAAAGAGCGCGCCCGCCTCGAGAAAAACCTCGGCGGTATCAAGGAGATGAAGGATCTCCCCGGCGTAGTATTCATCATCGACACGAAGAAAGAATCCATCGCAGTGGCAGAGGCCCAGCGAATGGGGATTCCTATTATTGCGGTTGTCGATACCAACTGTAATCCCGATGGTATCAACTACCCCATTCCCGGCAACGATGATGCAATTCGCGCGATAACACTGTTTACCCAGATTATTGCCAATGCCGTCGTTGAAGCGGATAACGAGATCGGACTCGAAGTCATCGAGACCCTGCAGGACGACGATGAGGACCTGAACTCCGAGGAAGCGCCCAACAAGGATGACGCTGAGTACAGCGAAGAGGTAGAGACCGTCTCTGTCGCCGCTGCGGTCAATAACGAAGACGACAGCACCGACCAGTCCTTCACCGACGCGGACTACTCCGACTACAGTCCGGAGGAAGAGGAAAAAACCGAAACCGTCGACGAAGAGGAAACTGAAGAAGAGACCGTCGCCCTGGTTGACGAAGACAAACTTTACGAAGATTAG
- a CDS encoding Maf family protein, with protein MNQQIIPAEQKNPPPDIRISLASASPQRSAMLSGLGFPLLQRPQHIDESLVSDRIDEEALRLARLKAESCLSGKDHGRWILGVDTLVGIGSQILGKPADRDEARETLIALEGEIHTVWSGIVLLDTLGQRSAMKAVCTEVAFSSMSHEEIEWYLDSGEWDGAAGAYRIQERGALFIHALKGSYHNVVGLPIQTFYGMLRSFNYPFHMLKR; from the coding sequence ATGAATCAGCAAATTATTCCTGCGGAACAGAAAAATCCTCCCCCGGACATTCGTATAAGCCTGGCATCGGCTTCACCTCAACGCTCGGCCATGCTGTCCGGCCTGGGCTTCCCTCTTCTGCAGCGCCCTCAGCATATAGATGAGTCCCTTGTTTCAGACAGAATTGACGAGGAAGCCCTGCGCCTGGCCCGTCTGAAGGCGGAATCCTGTCTGTCAGGAAAGGATCATGGACGATGGATACTCGGTGTAGACACACTGGTGGGTATCGGTTCGCAAATTCTGGGAAAACCCGCAGACAGGGATGAGGCCCGGGAGACGCTCATTGCTCTGGAGGGAGAGATTCACACGGTATGGTCGGGAATTGTTCTCCTGGATACCCTTGGACAGAGATCAGCCATGAAAGCTGTATGCACCGAGGTGGCGTTTTCTTCCATGAGCCATGAAGAGATCGAATGGTATCTGGATAGCGGGGAGTGGGATGGTGCCGCCGGCGCCTACCGGATACAGGAACGGGGAGCGCTGTTTATTCATGCCCTAAAAGGAAGTTACCACAACGTGGTGGGCTTGCCAATACAGACGTTTTATGGCATGTTAAGGTCATTCAATTATCCGTTTCATATGCTGAAGCGGTAA